The following proteins are encoded in a genomic region of Vanessa tameamea isolate UH-Manoa-2023 chromosome 4, ilVanTame1 primary haplotype, whole genome shotgun sequence:
- the LOC113394328 gene encoding tyrosine aminotransferase: protein MSRRTRSRQEWEVCASTLARKTTNLIRRIVENLQVEPNPNKELIALSIGDPTTFGNLNPPEQVLQAVRDSIELNTSRGYAPSKGHYEARVAVAKYSAHQGNVHPDDVILSSGCSHAIEMVITALADCGQNVLIPRPGFSIYQTLAEGMGIVIKHYNLLPDEQWKVDLDDLESQIDDDTVAIVVINPSNPCGSVYDKDHLNEILDIASRNRVPIIADEIYEHFIFSGNKFTAISSLSQDVPVLTCGGLTKRFLVPGWRMGWVIIHDRNNILGKEIRQGLSNLSMKILGPNTLIQRALPAILEYTPQSFFDDVLLFIEDQAKLAFEELRHAPGLRPIMPQGAMYMMIEIKLSNFPEFSNEFEFIECMVSEQSVFCLPGTCFDYPNFMRIVLTIPEDKMREACQRIVLFCKEHVVFSEKRKDIEEDVSITTDVQVICDNDARVA from the exons ATGTCGCGAAGAACCCGAAGCAGACAGGAGTGGGAGGTGTGCGCTTCTACTCTAGCTAGGAAAACTACAAATCTTATCCGACGTATCGTTGAGAACCTGCAGGTGGAACCGAACCCTAACAAAGAACTTATCGCCTTATCCATTG GTGATCCAACAACATTTGGAAATTTAAATCCGCCGGAACAAGTTTTACAAGCTGTTCGCGATAGTATTGAGCTAAATACAAGCCGAGGCTACGCCCCTTCTAAAGGGCATTACGAAGCAAGGGTTGCCGTAGCAAAATACAGCGCTCATCAAGGCAATGTTCACCCAGATGACGTTATATTATCTAGCGGCTGTTCACATGCGATTGAAATGGTTATAACAGCACTTGCAGATTGTGGTCAAAATGTTCTCATACCCCGGCCAGGTTTTTCTATATACCAGACTCTAGCAGAAGGAATGGGAATTGTTATAAAGCATTATAATCTCCTG ccAGATGAACAATGGAAGGTTGATCTTGATGATTTAGAAAGCCAAATAGACGATGATACTGTCGCTATAGTAGTCATTAACCCATCCAATCCTTGTGGATCCGTATATGACAAAGACCACTTGAATGAAATTTTGGATATAGCTTCAAGGAACAGAGTGCCAATAATAGCTGACGAAAtatatgaacattttattttttccggGAATAAATTTACAGCTATATCGTCTTTATCCCAAGATGTACCTGTTCTTACATGTGGTGGACTCACGAAACGGTTCTTAGTACCAGGCTGGAGAATGGGTTGGGTGATCATACATgatcgaaataatattttaggaaaGGAAATACGACAAGGTTTATCAAACCTTTCGATGAAAATACTCGGTCCGAATACATTAATTCAGAGAGCTTTACCTGCTATTTTAGAATATACGCCGCAAAGTTTCTTTGACGACGTGTTGTTGTTTATTGAG GATCAAGCGAAACTCGCTTTTGAAGAACTTCGGCACGCACCAGGATTACGACCAATCATGCCTCAAGGAGCAATGTATATgatgattgaaattaaattatctaatttcCCTGAATTTAGCAATGAATTCGAGTTTATAGAGTGTATGGTATCAGAACAATCAGTCTTTTGTTTACCAGGGACG TGCTTCGACTATCCAAACTTCATGCGAATTGTATTAACAATACCTGAAGATAAAATGCGAGAAGCATGTCAGAGGatcgtattattttgtaaagaacACGTAGTTTTTAGTGAGAAGAGAAAAGATATTGAAGAGGATGTATCGATAACGACGGATGTTCAAGTTATATGTGACAATGACGCTCGCGTAGCTTAG
- the LOC113394329 gene encoding ER membrane protein complex subunit 4 translates to MSQVKSNKKFKWALDYNQKNKTQAAELPSPPGYSQSANASYTESSKETDSNLLLIKKLWDVALGPLKQVPMNLFIMYMAGNSISIFPIMMVGMLIVRPIKALFSTQSTFKMVEGTQAAGQKFVYIIGNIVNIFLALYKCQSMGLLPTHSSDWLAFEEPITRVEYVGGGLSML, encoded by the exons ATGTCTCAAGTAAAATccaacaaaaaatttaaatgggcATTAGACTATAATCAAAA aAACAAAACCCAAGCGGCTGAATTACCCTCACCACCCGGTTATAGTCAATCTGCCAATGCTAGCTATACAGAATCATCAAAGGAAACCGActctaatttacttttaataaaaaaactttgggATGTTGCCCTTGGACCTTTGAAACAGGTGCCtatgaatttattcataatgTATATGGCGGGAAACTCTATATCGATATTCCCCATAATGATGGTGGGTATGTTGATAGTGAGGCCAATTAAGGCATTATTTTCAACTCAGAGCACATTTAAAATGGTTGAAGGTACTCAAGCAGCTGGGCAAAAGTTTGTTTATATCATTGGaaacatagtaaatatatttttagcccTCTATAAGTGTCAAAGTATGGGATTACTACCAACCCATTCAAGTGATTGGTTAGCATTTGAAGAACCAATAACAAGGGTTGAATATGTTGGAGGTGGTTTATCCATGCTTTAa